The proteins below come from a single Parachlamydiales bacterium genomic window:
- a CDS encoding V-type ATP synthase subunit E, whose amino-acid sequence MKTLEDGRTRIQQISDEIRKNVIDPSKKESQKIIEEGEQRKAELIVEGQREKERLIKEAHNQIAQDKNIFESALEQASKQSIESLKQQITHLFNSELQNMLSDSLSEPAIIASIIGALVKAIEKDGLDTDLVVVVAKSVNAEEVNKLLAKRVLQKLQKQSVEVGDISGGVKITVQGKNMSVSLTQDDIKKLLAEHLRKDFRKMIFTS is encoded by the coding sequence ATGAAAACGTTAGAAGACGGAAGAACACGCATCCAGCAAATCAGTGACGAAATCCGTAAAAATGTGATCGATCCATCTAAGAAAGAATCACAGAAGATCATCGAGGAAGGGGAGCAGCGCAAGGCTGAACTAATTGTTGAAGGGCAAAGAGAGAAAGAGCGCCTTATAAAAGAGGCTCATAATCAGATTGCGCAAGACAAGAATATTTTTGAGTCAGCTTTGGAGCAAGCATCCAAACAGTCTATTGAAAGCTTGAAGCAGCAGATTACCCATCTATTTAATAGCGAATTGCAGAATATGCTTTCAGATAGCCTTTCAGAACCTGCAATTATCGCTAGCATAATAGGTGCGCTCGTCAAAGCTATTGAAAAAGATGGTTTAGACACTGACTTAGTTGTTGTTGTGGCTAAGTCTGTCAATGCCGAAGAAGTGAATAAACTGTTGGCTAAAAGAGTGCTGCAAAAATTGCAAAAGCAATCTGTAGAGGTGGGTGATATTTCTGGAGGAGTAAAAATTACTGTACAGGGTAAAAATATGAGCGTTTCTTTAACCCAGGACGATATCAAAAAACTGCTTGCAGAACATTTACGCAAAGATTTTCGTAAAATGATTTTTACAAGCTAA
- a CDS encoding DUF2764 family protein yields MNRYYFPASALPSLELNAPPEISFEELMILFEENLSAEDLHKVKVLRRYYDVENVRNMLLHEPFSPYGNLNKMQMEEALNGFNGLPPYFFDYLEKYQTAEDRLKNFSSLLANYYIYEIDHSEGFLRKYLQFDREWRLIFTAMRAKKMGRDLLKELQFEDPSDTIIAELLVQKDSSSIVPPDNYSELKNIYDEYADSPLELMQAMLEWRFIKINDFLGVDLFSIERLLGYFMQLIALERWFELDNTKGLKFVDSFIKEPS; encoded by the coding sequence ATGAATCGTTACTACTTTCCTGCTTCCGCTTTGCCTTCGCTAGAGTTAAATGCTCCACCGGAGATTTCATTTGAAGAACTTATGATTCTTTTCGAAGAGAATTTGTCTGCCGAAGATTTGCATAAAGTCAAAGTTTTGCGTCGTTATTACGATGTGGAGAATGTGCGCAACATGCTTTTGCATGAACCCTTCTCCCCTTATGGAAATTTAAACAAAATGCAGATGGAAGAGGCGTTGAACGGCTTTAACGGCCTTCCACCCTATTTCTTTGATTATTTGGAAAAATACCAGACCGCTGAGGATCGCTTAAAAAACTTCTCCTCATTGCTGGCAAACTATTATATCTATGAAATTGACCATAGTGAAGGGTTTCTTCGCAAATATTTGCAATTTGATCGGGAGTGGAGACTAATTTTTACAGCAATGCGTGCGAAGAAAATGGGGCGGGATTTATTAAAAGAACTGCAATTTGAGGATCCTTCCGATACTATCATTGCTGAACTGCTTGTTCAAAAAGACTCCAGCAGCATTGTTCCTCCTGACAATTATTCAGAGCTGAAAAATATTTATGATGAGTATGCGGACTCTCCCTTAGAATTGATGCAGGCAATGCTAGAGTGGCGCTTTATAAAAATAAACGATTTTCTAGGCGTAGATCTATTTTCTATAGAACGTCTTTTAGGTTACTTCATGCAGCTGATTGCTTTGGAGCGTTGGTTTGAACTCGATAATACGAAAGGTTTAAAATTTGTGGATTCATTTATTAAGGAACCGTCATGA
- a CDS encoding V-type ATP synthase subunit A, translating to MKNSTEDNVQTSSPNAEGKVITAFGNLLLVEFDGNIRQGEVAMVHVNDLLLKGEVIEISSNQAKIQVFEDTRGIAFNTRVSFTGELLEAELGPGLLTSIVDGLQNPLEEVAQHSGYFLPRGIYLPPLDRERNWDYQSSSKVGDVLKRGDALGFTQEGRFHHAIMVPFSLYGQYTITWVIKPGSYNIDTVVAKAKDEKGQEFSFTMVQRWPIKNSLFEGEKIKPTKMMDTGLRILDTQFPIMKGGTFCTPGPFGAGKTVLQHHLSKYSSVDIVVVVACGERAGEVVEILREFPHLIDPHTGETLMTRTVIICNTSSMPVAARDSSVYMGMTIAEYYRQMGLDVLLLADSTSRWAQAMREMSGRLEEIPGEEAFPAYLASRIADFYERSGVVSLHDGKTGSITVCGAVSPAGGNFEEPVTQATLAVVGAFLGLSRERSDSRRYPSIDPLISWSSYTNKVGMELNQLLDDWGRKVRRASQLLRMGSEIGKRMEVVGEEGTAMAEFIIYLKAELYDFSYLQQNAFDKEDAYCPIDRQVELFKLINEIFDQEFKFSSHDVAREYFLKLQNNIKNMNFMPRDTNEYRNKMRQIHSMIENPEAVK from the coding sequence ATGAAAAACTCTACTGAGGATAACGTACAAACCTCTTCCCCTAACGCAGAAGGAAAAGTCATTACCGCTTTCGGAAACTTGCTATTGGTGGAATTTGATGGAAATATCAGGCAGGGTGAAGTGGCAATGGTGCATGTCAATGATTTGCTATTAAAAGGCGAAGTGATTGAGATCAGCAGCAACCAAGCTAAAATTCAGGTCTTTGAGGATACGCGCGGAATAGCGTTTAATACCAGGGTGTCTTTTACCGGTGAATTGCTAGAGGCTGAGCTGGGGCCAGGACTTCTTACTTCAATTGTAGATGGATTACAGAACCCGTTAGAGGAAGTTGCACAGCATTCCGGCTATTTTCTTCCGCGTGGAATATACCTTCCTCCTTTAGATAGAGAAAGAAACTGGGACTATCAATCTTCCTCTAAGGTAGGGGACGTATTAAAGAGAGGCGATGCCCTCGGGTTTACTCAAGAAGGGCGCTTTCATCATGCGATCATGGTGCCATTTAGCTTGTACGGTCAGTATACAATAACTTGGGTGATCAAACCAGGTTCATACAATATTGATACGGTTGTAGCTAAAGCTAAAGATGAAAAAGGCCAAGAGTTTTCCTTCACAATGGTTCAACGCTGGCCCATTAAGAATAGTTTATTCGAAGGCGAGAAAATCAAGCCTACCAAAATGATGGACACCGGATTACGTATTTTAGATACGCAGTTCCCTATCATGAAAGGGGGCACATTCTGTACGCCGGGTCCTTTTGGAGCAGGTAAAACAGTTTTACAACACCATCTCTCAAAATATTCTTCAGTGGATATCGTTGTGGTTGTAGCATGCGGCGAGCGTGCAGGGGAAGTGGTAGAGATCTTGCGGGAATTTCCACACTTGATTGATCCCCATACCGGCGAGACCTTGATGACACGTACTGTCATCATTTGCAATACTTCTTCCATGCCTGTAGCAGCGAGAGATTCATCTGTCTATATGGGGATGACTATAGCAGAGTATTATCGTCAGATGGGATTGGATGTGCTATTACTAGCAGATTCCACTTCTAGATGGGCACAAGCTATGCGAGAAATGTCAGGACGACTAGAAGAAATTCCGGGGGAGGAAGCGTTCCCTGCTTACTTGGCATCGCGTATTGCAGATTTTTATGAACGCTCGGGCGTTGTTTCGTTGCATGACGGAAAAACCGGTTCTATTACAGTTTGCGGTGCTGTCTCACCGGCAGGGGGCAACTTTGAAGAACCCGTGACACAGGCAACTTTAGCTGTTGTCGGAGCCTTTTTGGGGCTGTCGCGCGAACGTTCTGATTCACGCCGCTACCCATCCATCGATCCGTTGATTTCTTGGTCGTCTTATACTAACAAAGTTGGAATGGAATTGAACCAGCTTTTGGATGATTGGGGTCGTAAAGTACGGCGCGCATCGCAACTATTGCGCATGGGCAGTGAGATCGGAAAAAGGATGGAGGTTGTAGGTGAGGAAGGTACTGCCATGGCAGAATTCATCATCTACTTAAAAGCAGAATTATACGATTTCAGCTACCTGCAGCAAAATGCTTTTGATAAAGAAGACGCATATTGCCCTATTGATAGACAAGTAGAACTTTTTAAACTTATTAATGAGATCTTTGACCAAGAGTTTAAATTCTCTTCTCATGATGTGGCGAGAGAGTATTTCTTGAAGCTGCAAAACAACATAAAGAACATGAACTTCATGCCGCGGGACACCAATGAGTACCGCAATAAAATGCGGCAGATCCATAGTATGATAGAAAATCCTGAAGCAGTGAAATAA
- a CDS encoding V-type ATP synthase subunit B: MKIVYDRILKMRGNLITVRAKGVSMGELARITLKDGREVFASVLRIEEEEVTLQVFQSTRGISTNDQVTFLRRQMQAVYGDALMGRRLSGSGRPIDGGPSIVGESINIGGASFNPVRRVIPRELVATNIPMIDMFNCLVKSQKIPIFSIPGEPYNKLLMRIANQTDADVVIIAGMGLTFAEYQAFIDNAEESGTMNKTIIFAHRCTDPVVECLLVPDMALACAEKFAINDKNVLVLLTDMTAFADAIKEISITMDQVPSNRGYPGSLYSDLASRYEKAVMIEGSGSITIIAVTTMPGDDVTHPVPDNTGYITEGQFYLHNGKIDPFGSLSRLKQLVIGKVTREDHGDLANAMIRLYAEAKKARERQSMGFKLFKWDEQLIRYGKLFEDKMMDLEVNYSITEALDLGWKILSDCFEPGQTGIKQTLVERYWPAEVAQTVQ; the protein is encoded by the coding sequence ATGAAAATAGTATATGACAGAATATTAAAAATGCGGGGAAACCTGATCACAGTCCGCGCCAAAGGCGTGTCGATGGGTGAGTTAGCCCGTATTACACTTAAAGATGGAAGGGAAGTTTTTGCCTCTGTGTTAAGGATCGAGGAGGAGGAAGTCACATTGCAAGTTTTTCAAAGCACGCGTGGGATTTCAACCAATGACCAAGTAACCTTTTTACGCCGTCAAATGCAGGCTGTATATGGCGATGCTTTAATGGGTAGACGTTTAAGTGGTTCAGGTAGGCCGATAGATGGCGGTCCTTCTATTGTGGGCGAATCGATAAATATTGGCGGTGCTTCGTTTAATCCTGTTAGAAGGGTTATTCCCCGTGAGTTAGTGGCAACGAATATTCCTATGATCGATATGTTTAACTGCTTGGTTAAATCACAGAAGATCCCTATTTTTTCTATTCCGGGTGAACCTTACAATAAGTTGTTGATGCGTATTGCGAATCAGACAGATGCTGATGTGGTGATCATCGCAGGGATGGGTCTGACTTTTGCTGAATATCAAGCATTTATTGATAACGCGGAAGAGTCGGGCACAATGAATAAAACCATTATTTTTGCTCATCGCTGCACAGACCCAGTAGTAGAATGTTTATTAGTTCCGGATATGGCTTTGGCATGTGCGGAGAAGTTTGCAATCAATGATAAGAACGTCCTTGTTTTGCTGACGGATATGACTGCATTTGCGGACGCAATTAAAGAAATTAGTATTACTATGGACCAAGTCCCTTCTAATAGGGGATACCCGGGATCATTATATTCCGATTTAGCCTCCCGCTATGAAAAAGCTGTCATGATTGAGGGAAGTGGTTCGATCACGATTATTGCTGTGACTACAATGCCGGGAGATGATGTTACCCACCCCGTTCCGGACAATACCGGATATATCACTGAAGGGCAATTCTACTTGCATAATGGGAAAATCGATCCCTTCGGTTCGCTCTCGCGTCTAAAACAGTTGGTGATTGGTAAAGTAACGCGTGAAGACCATGGAGACCTTGCCAATGCGATGATTCGTCTTTACGCAGAGGCTAAAAAAGCCAGGGAAAGACAAAGCATGGGTTTCAAGCTTTTTAAATGGGATGAGCAGTTGATTCGCTACGGGAAGTTGTTTGAAGATAAGATGATGGACCTTGAAGTTAACTACTCTATCACTGAAGCATTGGATTTAGGATGGAAAATACTTTCGGATTGCTTTGAGCCCGGACAGACGGGTATTAAACAAACCTTAGTGGAGAGATACTGGCCGGCGGAAGTTGCTCAAACGGTGCAATAA
- a CDS encoding V-type ATP synthase subunit D — translation MAEIKLTKNDLRNQQIRLAQLERYLPTLQLKKAMLQAQVQEARQEIEVLQNSYRQQHQKIESFSAVYSSFSNINYEQAAKIDKIHRRFENIAGIEVPYFEKIDFRPYEYGLFETPIWTDSAITGIRNLVSSSVAVDVAKEKKEILENELREVSIRVNLFEKILIPRALRNIKKIKVFLGDLQLAAVSQAKIAKTKIVKRQKKHLEVLVAGEDPDA, via the coding sequence ATGGCAGAGATAAAACTTACAAAAAACGATCTGCGTAATCAGCAAATCCGCCTAGCCCAGCTAGAACGGTATCTGCCGACTTTGCAGTTAAAAAAAGCCATGCTTCAGGCGCAGGTGCAGGAGGCAAGGCAAGAGATTGAAGTACTCCAAAATTCTTACCGTCAACAGCACCAAAAAATCGAGTCTTTTTCTGCTGTGTATTCCTCATTTTCTAATATCAACTATGAGCAAGCTGCAAAAATAGATAAAATCCATCGCCGTTTTGAAAATATTGCAGGCATTGAAGTTCCTTATTTTGAGAAAATCGATTTTCGTCCCTACGAATATGGTCTTTTTGAAACGCCCATCTGGACCGATAGCGCTATTACAGGAATACGGAATTTAGTTTCTTCCAGTGTAGCTGTCGACGTTGCCAAAGAAAAAAAAGAGATCTTGGAGAATGAGCTGCGCGAAGTTTCCATCCGTGTTAACCTCTTTGAGAAAATTTTGATTCCCCGCGCTTTGCGCAATATCAAGAAGATAAAAGTATTCTTAGGAGATTTACAGTTGGCAGCAGTCTCTCAGGCAAAAATAGCCAAAACAAAGATTGTCAAGCGGCAGAAGAAACACTTAGAAGTGTTGGTTGCCGGGGAGGATCCTGATGCGTAA
- a CDS encoding V-type ATPase 116kDa subunit family protein produces MRKDVNKMLFVGSIQQKEVFFKSAQDLGIVHFIDMSGVGTHDIPEDLEHLTRALKIMRSLPVIEQEDTENYQLVDSIVNEFLELHERIEKQAESLRILKLERARVEPLGFFSKEDIQYVEKEGDTKVFFYWAKHGTVREQALPQQVIYINSDHGIDYYMGISKEPLFVAPLVEMAVDNSLEDLDTKIHETEKALAKDDEKLKSFQKYSTFLHHALIQKLNRYNLLNTQEFVEMAMDDEVFAIEGWVPEDKVDQLEKLSKESDVYYEQIARESTDVVPTYLENEGVARVGEDLINIFDVPSSKDKDPSLWVLCFFALFFAMIIADAGYGLIFLGVVLFLRFKYKKMSGLGHRIWLLIGILAGTCIVWGTLSNSFFGIPLPPDSPWMKVSVINWLERNKTDYHWEHKDAVYQEWVKKYPQIATMTDPTEIAMTAAEKKPNGHMSYELYHKFTDNILMELAIFIGMVHIIISMLRYIKRKPSNFGWILFIIGCYFYIPKYLGATTLMQFLFGFNVDTMATDGIYLMIIGFSLVLGISIFRHKIFGLLESLEVIQVFSDVLSYLRLYALGMAGVIMSETVNDGALAIGGIIGIIIMIIGHTFNIVLSIMGGVIHGLRLNFLEWYHYSFEGGGKAFKPLEKMKIE; encoded by the coding sequence ATGCGTAAAGATGTGAACAAAATGCTCTTCGTAGGTTCTATACAACAGAAAGAAGTATTTTTTAAAAGTGCACAGGATTTGGGTATCGTTCATTTTATCGATATGTCCGGCGTAGGTACACACGATATCCCTGAGGATCTTGAGCATTTGACAAGAGCTCTAAAGATCATGCGCAGCCTTCCTGTCATAGAACAAGAGGATACAGAGAACTATCAGCTTGTAGATAGCATAGTCAATGAGTTTTTAGAATTGCACGAACGTATCGAAAAGCAGGCTGAGTCTTTGCGCATCCTGAAATTGGAAAGGGCCCGCGTTGAACCGTTAGGATTTTTCTCTAAAGAAGACATTCAGTACGTCGAGAAAGAAGGCGATACCAAAGTATTTTTCTATTGGGCCAAACACGGTACTGTCAGAGAGCAGGCCCTGCCGCAGCAGGTTATCTATATTAACTCTGACCATGGCATCGATTATTATATGGGAATTTCTAAAGAGCCGCTTTTTGTAGCGCCTTTAGTAGAGATGGCTGTAGATAATAGCTTGGAAGATCTGGATACAAAAATCCATGAGACAGAAAAAGCCCTTGCAAAAGATGATGAAAAACTTAAATCTTTTCAGAAATATTCTACTTTTCTCCACCACGCCTTAATTCAGAAGCTCAACAGATACAATCTCTTAAATACCCAAGAGTTTGTCGAGATGGCGATGGATGACGAAGTCTTTGCTATCGAAGGCTGGGTGCCTGAAGATAAAGTGGATCAGTTAGAAAAACTTTCCAAAGAATCAGATGTCTATTACGAACAGATTGCACGGGAAAGTACTGACGTAGTCCCTACGTATTTGGAAAATGAAGGTGTAGCACGTGTAGGTGAAGACCTGATCAATATTTTCGATGTACCTTCCAGCAAAGATAAAGACCCTTCCTTATGGGTGCTTTGTTTTTTTGCTCTTTTCTTTGCTATGATTATTGCAGATGCAGGCTACGGTCTTATTTTCTTAGGCGTTGTCCTGTTTTTACGTTTCAAATATAAAAAGATGAGCGGATTAGGACATCGTATATGGCTTCTAATAGGTATCTTAGCGGGAACATGTATTGTCTGGGGTACTCTCTCCAATAGTTTTTTTGGAATACCTCTCCCTCCTGACAGTCCTTGGATGAAGGTTTCAGTCATTAACTGGTTGGAGCGTAATAAAACGGATTACCATTGGGAGCATAAGGATGCTGTATACCAGGAATGGGTCAAGAAGTATCCGCAAATTGCAACGATGACAGATCCGACGGAAATTGCTATGACTGCGGCAGAGAAAAAACCTAACGGCCATATGTCCTATGAATTATATCATAAATTTACAGATAACATATTGATGGAATTGGCCATTTTTATAGGTATGGTCCACATCATTATTTCTATGCTGCGTTATATCAAACGGAAACCTAGCAATTTTGGATGGATTCTCTTCATCATAGGCTGCTATTTCTACATTCCAAAATACCTTGGCGCTACGACTTTGATGCAATTTCTGTTTGGATTTAATGTGGATACAATGGCCACAGATGGGATTTATCTCATGATCATAGGGTTTTCGCTTGTTTTAGGAATTTCCATATTCCGCCACAAGATTTTTGGCTTACTGGAGTCCCTAGAAGTCATACAAGTCTTCAGCGACGTCTTATCCTATTTGCGGTTATATGCTCTAGGTATGGCCGGAGTGATTATGAGTGAAACTGTCAATGATGGAGCACTTGCGATCGGGGGTATCATTGGAATAATCATCATGATTATTGGGCATACCTTCAACATTGTTCTCAGTATTATGGGTGGTGTGATACACGGCCTTCGTCTTAACTTCTTGGAATGGTATCACTACTCTTTTGAAGGCGGTGGTAAGGCCTTTAAACCATTAGAAAAAATGAAAATTGAATAA
- a CDS encoding ATP synthase subunit C: MELDMIGPALPLALSSIGSCVGCGIAGMASHAVMSRVEEGHGKFIGMAAAPSSQSIYGFLLMLLMSRAIKAGTLTGIAGIGIGAATGLAFMFSAIYMGMCAATGIQSSAKQPSIYGKCFVALGIIESFALFTFVFSLLII, translated from the coding sequence ATGGAACTTGATATGATAGGCCCGGCCCTGCCCCTAGCCTTAAGCTCTATTGGAAGCTGCGTGGGGTGCGGTATTGCCGGCATGGCCTCGCATGCGGTAATGAGCAGGGTGGAAGAAGGTCACGGAAAATTTATTGGTATGGCTGCAGCCCCTTCATCACAGTCTATCTATGGCTTTTTGTTAATGTTGCTGATGAGTAGGGCAATTAAGGCAGGCACTTTAACAGGGATTGCAGGAATTGGTATCGGAGCTGCTACTGGCTTGGCGTTCATGTTTTCGGCCATCTATATGGGCATGTGCGCAGCGACAGGTATTCAGTCTTCAGCTAAACAGCCTTCCATCTACGGTAAGTGCTTTGTGGCATTGGGGATTATCGAATCATTCGCGTTGTTCACGTTTGTATTCAGCTTGTTGATCATATAG
- a CDS encoding 3-deoxy-7-phosphoheptulonate synthase, with the protein MPVIQPLPSPAAIKTLLPAHGHISQFIQNTRQQIRRILQGEDPRWIVIVGPCSIHDITAGLQFATKLRELAQKTSETLFIVMRTYYEKSRTAGGWKGLLYDPNLDGTQDIEEGIKQTRKFLLDIAQKGIPTAAELLDPLTVPYLEDLISWSCIGARTSTSQTHRQLASSVDFPIGIKNSTDGSIDNAINGAVSASLPHRLLGINAEGLVSTITSRGNPASHVVLRGSENGTNFDKASLEITAQKLEKTNLVKRFVVDCSHGNSQRNPQKQKHVLNSLLETAEEGFSSVCGIILESHLKQGQQLLQAEAPLSYGVSVTDSCLGWEETEAMLLEMHERLLTHTLSKRSCLAQ; encoded by the coding sequence ATGCCAGTCATCCAACCTCTACCTTCTCCAGCAGCAATAAAAACGTTGCTACCAGCCCATGGGCATATTTCACAATTTATTCAGAATACCCGGCAGCAAATTCGCCGGATATTACAGGGTGAAGATCCACGTTGGATTGTTATTGTAGGCCCCTGCTCTATTCACGATATCACAGCAGGACTGCAATTCGCTACCAAATTACGTGAACTAGCTCAAAAGACTTCAGAGACTTTATTTATTGTCATGCGTACTTATTACGAAAAGTCGCGCACTGCCGGAGGTTGGAAAGGGCTGCTTTATGATCCTAACCTTGACGGTACCCAAGATATTGAAGAGGGAATAAAACAGACGCGGAAATTTCTTCTTGATATCGCTCAAAAAGGCATCCCTACAGCAGCAGAATTATTGGATCCGTTGACCGTCCCTTATTTAGAAGATCTTATCAGCTGGTCATGCATCGGAGCGAGAACATCCACTTCGCAAACACATCGTCAATTGGCCTCCTCAGTAGATTTTCCTATCGGCATCAAAAATAGCACAGATGGCAGCATTGATAACGCCATTAATGGGGCAGTTTCAGCTTCCCTGCCTCACAGGCTTCTAGGTATTAATGCAGAAGGGCTGGTGTCTACCATTACATCCCGCGGAAATCCCGCTTCCCATGTGGTATTACGTGGGAGCGAAAATGGAACTAATTTCGATAAAGCCTCCTTAGAAATCACAGCACAAAAACTCGAGAAAACCAATCTAGTCAAACGATTTGTTGTGGACTGTTCCCACGGAAACAGCCAAAGAAATCCGCAGAAACAAAAACACGTGTTAAATAGCCTATTAGAAACTGCCGAAGAAGGTTTTTCATCTGTTTGCGGCATTATTTTAGAAAGCCACTTAAAACAAGGGCAGCAGCTTCTGCAAGCAGAAGCACCCCTATCCTATGGCGTTTCTGTAACCGATTCGTGCTTAGGTTGGGAAGAAACAGAGGCAATGCTTCTCGAAATGCATGAGCGTCTTCTAACACATACCTTATCCAAGCGATCATGTCTGGCTCAATAA